A stretch of DNA from Toxotes jaculatrix isolate fToxJac2 chromosome 15, fToxJac2.pri, whole genome shotgun sequence:
TACACACTGATGCAACTCCATAGTAATACATGACTATCTCTCTTCTGTTTCCCTTCCTTTGTTCGCAGGTATGAGAAGTCATGGGACAAGCCTAATAAGACCAAGCTGTTGCAAGATGGACTGGAGAGAGCAGGCAGGCGAGACCTTGCTGAAAGGCTGCGCTGCCTCCACTGGGGCCACCAGAAGCTGAGCCGCAGGGTGGAGCTGCCCTCTGCCTTCCCCTTCCTCATCACAGTCCACAAGACCATCCATAACCAAGACGCACTGCGCAGGATCAACGACCTCAACCGCAGATACACTTGAAGCTGggtgaaaatgcaaaaaatagTGGTCTACACCCATAATTCTGACTTTACGAGCATATTGTCAGCTATGTTGCACACTGTATGTGATCGGAAATAAATGGACTGAATGTCACTGAACAAATGAGAAGCACACCCCCATTACTccattaaaattcagtttttgccATTACAATCTTAAGAATTCTTGTCTGAGAAGcagaacaaaagcaaaagcTACAATTAtgcataaaaagaaagagacgtGATGAATCCTTACATCTGAGAAGCTGCAATCAGGAAATGTTTGACAATTGTGCATGATACATAACAGAAATTATTAATATGCCGTACATATTATTGTACAATGCATTTATTAAACTTTAATTTGTACGCAGAGTGAAGTTTGGGTATCGCAGGCTTATTGTGCTTGAATCATATGATTGTTTTGTTCAAGAGTTTATTGGCTAGTGTTTGATTGCTTTGGTGCTTCATATTCCAATAGGCTTTACAACCTAATTAATGACTTGATTAATATTGTTCACTAATGGGTTTTACTCATCTTTTCATTCACAAAAGATTTTAGGCATGAAAATGATACATTGCAGTAAGGTTTTGACCAGGAGCAGTAACTTCCTTGGgccactttcatgtctgtacagtacatgtacagAGCTACAGCCAGGAGCTTCGAAGTTAGTGAGCTTAGTGAAAAACCACCATAAATTTATGCAGGAGCAGAGTGCTGcatatacatttttaacagGGAAATTAAGTATATAGcgaaataaattaaatatcttcCCCAACATAGTGTCAGACCATCACTGTCTATCACAGAATTCATAATAATGATTATGAACTGGTGATTTTTGGTAAGTGATTTGTGAATAAACTTTCTTATTCTCACACTTAATCTTATTAATTCTATGAACtaattcaaataaatcaaatatataaaaatacaaagaatcGCGTGGCTTTAAAATTGAAcgtttgaaaataaaatctattttctactatatatttaaatgttaatattaGCAGCTATGCTGTGCATGGATTCGGGGATTACAACCAAACATAATTGACCTAGTTATACAAACCAATCAGAGACGTGAAACCACTTAGCAAGGTTGTGTGAACGAGCGGTGACCCACAGTGGAAGCCAGTCAAGGTtgccttcaaaataagagaTGACACTACACCCATTTTGGGATAAAAATGACTAATTTAACTAGTAGAAAGTGGCAAACGTGTAGTCTGGCACTAAAATCATTTATGGGCTCATAGAATTGGAGACAGAGTGACACAAAGGAAAATCCGTGCAACACTTGTGAACAAAATTAGGTTTTACTTTTGAAATTTCTCCCGGAAGCTGTAGTTCCAACCTTGGAAACACTGGCAGTGTTATTTTATTCTATGAGACTGCTACACTGAAAACGGATGGCTGTGTTATtgagttaaaagaaaaatcaacgAAAACTGACACTACTGTTAGAGCGACTCTCGAGGTTTTCCAGTTTGTGACTTATCTCTGATTGAAACGCGACATTATGCTCATTTGGAGACCGAGAACTGTtggctttcacacacacagcggaCCGTTCAGCTGTTAAGTCgctgctaatttttttttttttccacggcTTATGTTTGATATACATCCGTAAACGCATGTGTCATCACCTCTCGAGTATGTTATTTGAAGCCTTCGACGACTTAAAATAACAATTTGCTTACTGAAGTCGCAGCAATGGCTTCGGCGCTGAGTTGCTTCAGCGGTCCCGAGGTGCTGGAGGACGGGAATCACGCTCGGGGATTGATGACCGAGTTGAAGTCACTGTACGACTGTCGGCTGCTCGGGGATGTTACCATCGGAGTGGAGTGTGAAGAGGAGTCACTGGAGCACAGCGGCGAGTCAAACAGAGGCGACATCGACCAACTTTTCCTGTGCAGCCGCAACGTCCTCGCCGCTGCCAGCCCTTACTTCAAGAGCATGTTCACCGGGGGGTTGAATGAGAGCATGCAGGAGAGAGTGGTCATACGCGGGGTGGACGCCGAGTCCATGTCGGTAATCATCGACTACTGCTACACAGGCAGGGTGACCATAACGGAGGGCAACGTGCAGAGGCTGTACGCAGCTGCCAACATGCTTCAGCTTGAGTACATAAGGAAAGCCTGCTCCAGTTTCATGACAAGGAGGCTGGACCTCTCCAACTGTGTGGGCATACTGAAATTTGCAGACACTTATGACAATCCTGAGCTGAAGGAGAATGCACAGGCGTTCATAGCCAGGAACTTTAGCCAGGTGTGTAATGGAGGGGAGCTTTGTGAGCTGGATTTGACGCAGTTCAAGGAGCTGTTGTCTCTGGATACTTTGGACGTGGACTGTGAAAGGAAGGTATGCTCAGCAGCTTTGCAGTGGATAGAGGCTAATGCACCACAGAAAAGAGAGGATGCATTACAGGCACTTAAGTGTGTACGCTGGAACTTGTTTACTGAAAAGGACAAGTGTTACCTTGAGGGCCTCATGGAAACGCCTTTAATTGAGAAATACCTTGAATCTTTCTTTAACAGGTCTACAGAGGACAGCTGTGGGATGCCTGCCACACAAGATGTACCAAAACACAGAATAGGTGTGAGTGCAAAAGAAATGATTCTCTTCTTTGGCCTACCCAATGACAACATAATGTGCTGTGACCCATACTCGGAGGACTTGTATTTTATGGCTCCTCCTTTAGAAGACCTTAGCAGTCAGGATTACAAACGCTCTACCATGGAGTCCTTAATCGCCTGTGCCACACCTGAAAACAACCTGTACCTAGCCTCCCACCTTTCTAAACACTTCTGGCTGTATAACCCTGTGCTTAACAGCTGGCAGGAGCTGGCAGAGAGGCCACTAGGGAGGATACACTCTGGGATGGGCTACCTTAATGGTCATGTGTACCTTTTGGGGGGAAGAAATCCAGTGACGGACACTAGACTGAAGGAGGTTGAGTGTTACAGCGTCCAGAGGAACCAGTGGACGTTTGTGGCTCCTCTGCCTCACTCTTTGGGTAAAATGCAGGTGGTAGCATTAAATGACCACCTGTATGTGGTAAACAAAAGGAGAATGCTTTGCTATGATCCCAAGAGGAACCGCTGGCGCCACTGTGGGTCACTAAGAAGAGACAAGCTTCACAAAGCTTGCGTATTTCAGGACCagatcatctgtgtgtgtgatatccCTGTGGTGAAAGCCTACAGCCCCACCAGGGGTGAATGGAGGAGGCTGGGTGACATTCCTATTGACAGTCGAGCTCTAAACTACCAGGTGATCCAGCACAACAGCAAGCTGCTTCTCCTCACTCAGACTTTACTgcagcacaacaaaaacagggTCCTCATCCATGAATACGACCCAGCCAGAGACACCTGGAAGAATGTCATGGCAGTGTATGTGTCCACCCtggggcctgtgtgtgtttcaacacGCGTGTACCCTGCATGCCTGGGTTCTGCTCACAGCTTCTCTACAGAAGAGGATGATGACAGTGGCTCCAGTGCCGACTGGGACTTTGATGGGTTGACAGATGCAGACTCTGACTCTGGCAGCTCTAGCTCTTTCTCAGATGAGAACTGGTAGTGAAATGTGTTACTGTGTCAAAGAAAAGTTTAACTTATTTGTAATTTAATGAACTTTTACAGGGTTCTGTCTGTCGGGAGAACTCACAGATCCAGATTAAATTCAGTATTAAAGCCAACCATTGAGAGTGGAAGCACAAGCTGTTTAGAAGTGGAAATCTTTACATTCTTTATTTTACATCTTCTCACAAGATTGCCGAATGACTATACATGGGAGGAGGGATGGAACGAAGCAGAGTTGGCCTCAGTGAttcttttcaactttttttcacacagtgagAACAGATGCCAAGAGTCAAGGGCTTTGTTCTTCAGTTTGATGTTTCATGTCCTTCCATTGGGAATTTGTCTTGCATGTTTCTATCATGTAAGACAAATACACAATAGAAACATAACTGATCAGCAGTAGGTTCCTCTATAGAGTGGAGGTTCTACCTTCATAATTTAGCACAAGTACAAGGACAGGTGAATGAAGCATACGCCAGATGTAGTATTACACTTCCATAAAATTAGGAAGGGACAGATTAGCAAAGAAAGGTCCAAATCAATTCAGCAGACGCTGATGGTTCGCTGATGACTTGCTGaacacaggtgttactaataagaTAAGTAATTTCTGCTTTGCGTTGCAATAACTGCTGGAGCTGGGCCATCGTTAATGTTCttagttccacctgtgcttttcctgccatgacaagtcaaaatgtctggtGTAAAGAGGTCTGTAAATTTCTGATTTTAGAGTGATCTCATTCGGCCAAGGCTATCAAGATTCATTTAGGAAGCAAAATGACTTTTAAAGTACAAGATTAACAGACTTTGACAGGTTGATAAAGGAACAACTGGTGGTGCTCATCAAGCAcatcaagcatttttttttttggtgtagaATTTCATGGCAGAAAAATTGGGAACTACTACTTGATTAGCAGTCACATTTTTCTCACCCGTAGTTTGCAAAGCAGGCTAAAAGTTTGTACACTCCAAACCCAACCTGAGATATCcaggtttttttgtttagaTCTGACAAAGCTCTTCCAGAGCTACAAAAGACATTATATGTGAAACTGTTTGCACATGCTGCCCATGATAAGTAAGTTAACATGTTTATGTTAAATCAGGGGAGGGCCCCTTGAATGCTTTAAGACTTAGtgcttgtgttgtgttataTAAAGACAAGTTTGTGACAGAAATATTTGCTAATAACATGTTATTGAGCTTGAATACAGGAGCACACCTGCTTATGATCAGTGTAAAATCATGACTGTGACTTTCGGGACATCAGGCAGCTCAAGTGACTCACGTTgatgacttcagacacaactgGTCATTTACAGggctttaatatttaatgtccTTTTTTATGGTGTTGATGCACCTCAAGATGTCACACACAGCCGGTGTTGTGAAAACTACTGTATGAAATGTAGAAGCCAATGTACTGTACGCTCACTCAGGTTTAGGCTTAAGCAAAAGCCTGTATGCCATGAttgacctttttattttttcgaGATGTAGTGAAATTAGGTAGCTTTGGTgacaaattatacattttattaaatttatttgaaagtattttattgtgtggatgtatgtgtttttgtatctatgttttttttaatttaacatttatgtTACAATCAGAAATCAAAATTCACAGTGTTTTGAGTATTGTTTGGTCATGATGAATTGTTTTAATTGGATGAAATTTTGTCTGCATGTATACAACTGTTGCAAAGCCATTGCCCTCACCAACCACCCCATACATGCACTTACCAGTTTACTAGCTGTGTTGAAACACATTGAAGTGTTTTAATCATCTCTCTAAGCTCAATGATATAAATGttgtggacaaaatattagaaacacctctgagAATAATGCAATACCACAAACGACAGCCTCCAAAGTTCAGCACCTCTAAAACTGACCTTTATGAATGTAGGATTTATTACGGAGTTGTTGTATGAGACTGAGTTTTAGCTGtagtacctaataaactggtaaATGAGTGTAATTCTCCCTGTTGTGTCTGTATGATGAATAGTTGAAGTGTTATATTTTTGGATGTGTGTATGAGGGGGAGGGGTTGATTGGCTGTGCTAAAACATGTGGTCTGAACTATAAAGCTGTTTTGCTATGTGTCAAATAAACATCTATGTCTGATGCAGAagagcatttgtgtgtttattattggggtttttttttttcccaaaaatgtatttaacaaGTTAGAACATGAAGTACACAAGATGAGACTGCAACATGTTGAGCCTGAAGGTTACAGATCAATAGATGAAGATGAGAGGATCTGTGAATGTTGTGAGCTTAATGAAGTGGAAGgcaaaataaattttatttattctttaccTCTACCCAGGTGCAGCAATAAAgtgatacatatatatatatagtatacatTTATGCCATtcaaattattatattatatatcaaatatatttatatatttatatttatataatgaaaccaaccaaacacaaaaactgGCCAAATGGGCTGAAGTGGTGAGTTACGTTTTATAGCGTATCAACAGAGTCCAGACGGGTTTTCAAATTCTCGCGATATTTCAGCGCCGTTCACATCCAGACCGCGAGATGATGAGAGATGGCAATAGAAAACAAACCTGGGGAGGAATTTGACACAGTTTTCATTCGAAATGACTCTTTAGAGCTCTCTTCGCACCACGATTATGAGACTGTGCAAGCTCGGATTTTTAAGATAATAGTAATAGGAGATTCAAATGTAGGAAAGACGT
This window harbors:
- the wu:fc50b12 gene encoding p53-induced death domain-containing protein 1 — protein: MPNKAQEDAVINLKTLQEFSSQLGFEWTVLAYELGFSRTEIGRFHTTSTEKRDQARTMLESWYEKSWDKPNKTKLLQDGLERAGRRDLAERLRCLHWGHQKLSRRVELPSAFPFLITVHKTIHNQDALRRINDLNRRYT
- the kbtbd7 gene encoding kelch repeat and BTB domain-containing protein 7, producing the protein MASALSCFSGPEVLEDGNHARGLMTELKSLYDCRLLGDVTIGVECEEESLEHSGESNRGDIDQLFLCSRNVLAAASPYFKSMFTGGLNESMQERVVIRGVDAESMSVIIDYCYTGRVTITEGNVQRLYAAANMLQLEYIRKACSSFMTRRLDLSNCVGILKFADTYDNPELKENAQAFIARNFSQVCNGGELCELDLTQFKELLSLDTLDVDCERKVCSAALQWIEANAPQKREDALQALKCVRWNLFTEKDKCYLEGLMETPLIEKYLESFFNRSTEDSCGMPATQDVPKHRIGVSAKEMILFFGLPNDNIMCCDPYSEDLYFMAPPLEDLSSQDYKRSTMESLIACATPENNLYLASHLSKHFWLYNPVLNSWQELAERPLGRIHSGMGYLNGHVYLLGGRNPVTDTRLKEVECYSVQRNQWTFVAPLPHSLGKMQVVALNDHLYVVNKRRMLCYDPKRNRWRHCGSLRRDKLHKACVFQDQIICVCDIPVVKAYSPTRGEWRRLGDIPIDSRALNYQVIQHNSKLLLLTQTLLQHNKNRVLIHEYDPARDTWKNVMAVYVSTLGPVCVSTRVYPACLGSAHSFSTEEDDDSGSSADWDFDGLTDADSDSGSSSSFSDENW